From the Psychrobacter sp. P11F6 genome, the window AAGCGGTGACAGCATAATAGTTGTGAATATTTAACACGCTCTAATAAAAAAGGCGCAAATCGCTCAGTTTATGACTGCGATTTGCGCCTTTTTTTGTCGATTAAAAATACAGCAGCCTCAATGCGCCAAAGTCTGGTTCTCATCAGACCATGGTGTCACCTCAAGCTAACATTAGGGTGATGGATTAGGATGCTGGGTATGCACCGCTTCAATCGCTTCTAATACTTCTGAGTTTAAGGTTAAATGGATACTATCGATGTTGGATTTTAGCTGCTCGATCGTAGTAGCGCCAATAATATTACTGGTGACAAATGAGCGTGAGTTAACGAAAGCTAGTGCCATCTGTGCCATATCTAAATCTGCATCTGCCGCTATTTTGGCGTATTGAGCAGTGGCTGATAGCGCTTCTTCATTGGTATAGCGCGCAAAGCGATCATACATCGTCAGACGCGCACCCGCTGGACGTTTGCCATCGAGATATTTACCAGATAAGACACCAAAGCCAAGCGGTGAATAAGCCAATAGACCTACATTTTCACGGTGCGTAATCTCAGCCATAGCGACTTCATATAAGCGATTTAGCAAACTATAAGGATTTTGCACCGTGATAGGGGCGATCAAACCATTTTTATCAGCCTCCCATAGATAGCGCATCAGTCCCCAAGCGGTATCGTTCGATAGTCCATAAGCGCGAATACGCCCTTTTTTAATCTCATCATTTAACGCTTGAATGGTCTCTAGAAATGGCGTCAAATCATCTAATGGTTGCGATGCCATCTCTTCGGTATAGCCGCGCTGACTAAAAAAATTTGCTTGGCGTTCAGGCCAATGGAGCTGGTAAATATCGATATAATCGGTTTGTAAACGCTGAAGATTACCATCGATGGCGCTGCTAATATGTTCGGCATTAAAACGCGTTTGCCCATCACGCAAAAAATCCATCGGCGATATTTTGCTAGCAAGGATGACTTTATCGCGCTGTTTGGTTTGATTAAACCATGTACCCATGAAGCGTTCAGTATCGCCTTGCTTGTCCTTATCTGGCGGCGATGGATACATCTCCGCCGTGTCCCAAAAATTCACCCCTTCGCTTAGCGCCATGTCCATTTGTTCATGTGCTTGGATCTCGGTATTTTGCTGTCCCCATGTCATCGTGCCTAAACAAATCTTAGAAACTTTTTCATTGAGTTGTGGCAACATTTGATATTGCATATGAATGTCCTTTGTAAATGTATTTTTATAGCTGACAGTTTTTAAGCGATTACATGAGTTTTATGCCAGTGACACCAGGCGGGGTAACTTTAAAGATTTTTACTTTAAATAACAGGGATTGTCCGGCAAGGGGATGGTTAAAATCCACTTCGACTTGATCGTCATCGATTGCACTAATCGTACCCGGCAGCGTGTTTTTGCCTTTATCTTCGAATTCTACCATCATGCCGATTTCTGGATTATCAGCGATTAACGCAAACTGAGTACGGCTGAAATGTTGAATGTTGTCAGGATTCCAATCGCCAAATGCCTGCTCTGGCTCAAGGTGGGCAGAGCGCGTGTCACCTGCGCGCAGGTTCATTAATACCTGCTCAAAGCCAGGTAACAAACTTTCATCACCAATGGTGAGCGTCACAGGCGCATCACGGCTAAAGGTAGAATCAATCATCGTACCGTTCTCTAGTGATACTTCAAAGTGCAGCTTTACAAGGCTACCAAAAGTGATACGGGTGTCTTCATTGGGATTGATAAATTGTGAGTCGGTCATAGTCAACAGCCATTTATTACGGGATTAGGAATTGGTTTGGCAAATAATATAAGAAATGATAAGCCATCTTGGAGAGTATGTAAGCGTAAATAGTGTAACGCAAATAGTGTAATATATTTGGCAATTCTAAGAGCAGGCAGGGGGTTTTATGGTAAATAAACAACAAGGTCACATTAAAAAGTGGCAAGACGACAAAGGCTTTGGTTTTATCGAAACACAGAATGGTGATTCAATATTCTTTCATATCAATGAGTTTAAAGCGCGTCGTCGCCCTGAGGTCGGTGAGCCCGTTGTTTTTACATTTGGGCAGGACAATCAAGGGCGTATGCAAGCAAAAGATGTACAAGAGCTGAGCTTTGTGCAGCAAAAAATGGCGCAAAAAAATCAGAAAATCCGTCAGCGTAATCACAAACGTAGCATGCAAGCAGACTTTGAAGCGGGACAAAAGAAACGTTTGTTCCTTGGTGTGGGCTTTTATGGCGTATTAATCTTGTTGGCTGCCATGAACAAGCTCAGCTGGCTGGTTGTGGGTTGGTATGTGGCTTTGGGTCTCATTACTTATATGATGTATGCCAAAGACAAAGCCGCTGCTCAGAATAATGATTGGCGCACACCTGAATCAACCTTGCATCTGCTAAGTGCGCTGGGCGGTTGGGTGGGCGCGATGGTTGCGCAGACGTATCTACGCCACAAGTCGCAAAAGCCTGAATTTCGAGTGGCGTATTATTTGACTGTTCTCATCAATATGGCGGGGTTGTTGTTTATATTGACAGGAGGAAGCTTGAAATTTTTGCAAGGATTACTTGATTCTTTGGTATAAAAGCACTTGTTTATTTATCATAGTGAGCGGTGTAGTTTTGATGTTTAATGCTTAAGTCTAAAATAAACGGCTGATGAAACATCAAAGTTTTATATCTTGAGTGGCTGGTTGCCGTGCATTGGTATTTTGTGCGAGTATGATGAATTGTACGCAATAAGCACGATTTTTCAGGATAAACCTTAAATGGATTTAATTAATAATAAAAGGCGAACGCAAGTGATTACTTTATACAAATACACCCATCCAAGTCGCGCTGAAACGGTCATTTGGGCATTGCAGGAGCTGGGCTTAGAATATGAGACCAAAGAAATAGATGGCAAAAAAGGAGAGCAGCGAAGCCCTGAGTTTCTAGCCGTTAATCCCTTTGGTAAAATCCCTACCATCACACATGAAGGCAAACACTTTACTGAGTCGTTGGCTATTATTGAATATCTCAATGAGTTACACCCTGACAAACCTTTGACACCAAACACAGCAGATGAGAACTTCGCTGAGAAAAACTATAAACTTCGCCAAGTGATTTCATTTGGCATGATCGAAATTGAGAGTTATCTATGGATACTCACCAAAATCAAGGTATTAGACAATTATGAAAACTGGCCTGAGGGCACCGCTAACAACTGCATGAAGTGTATCCAAAAAGCCCTGCCGATTGCTTATGCTTGGGTAGATGAGCAGGAGTATATAGCGGGGGACAGCTTTACGCTGGCAGACATTTATTATCAGCATTTGTTTTCATGGTTAAAGATGCTGGGCGTTGAGTTGCCTGAGCAGGTTCAAGATTATCTTAAAAAATTATCGAAGCGAGAGAAATTTCCTAAGAGATAATCAATCATGACTTTCAGCTGTTAAGAGTGGCGTATAGGCGCAATACTCTATGCCAATAGCCTTTATCAGAAAAAATGATGAATAAAAAAGGTGGGTTACGACTGCGTAATCCACCTTTTTTATTTATAAATCTAACTGTCTTAATAATGCGATTTAAAATTATGACCGCGGCATTTCACGCTTTTTTTCTAAAAACAGCATGTCAATGACAATTAACGCCACACCGATACTAATGCCCATATCCGCAATATTAAAAATAGGGTAATGCCAGACATCGGCGTTATGTACATGGATAAAGTCGATGACGTGACCATGCAGCAAGCGGTCAATGAGATTGCCAACCGCACCGCCGAGCACTAGTGCTAGACCTGTCGATAGTAGCTTGGCTTGGCGTGGGGCTTTTATTAGGTAGCCGATTAAAAATAGCGACATTATCAATGCCAATCCTGAAAAAAACCACTTCTGCCAACCACCAGCATCTGCCAAAAAGCTAAATGCCGCGCCATAGTTGTATGCCAATGTCCAATTCAGAAAAGGCTCAATCACAGGCACTGGCTCATGAAAAGTCAGCTTAGTTTCAGCCAGCCACTTCGTCCATTGATCGATAATTAGCACGACCAACGATAGGAGATACCACGTAAACGCACGACGGCCATTCGCAATCATTTTTGACGTCTTATTCAGACGACTTTTCGGTGTCGTTGAGCTGCCTGTGGTTGCATGAGCTGGTTCAGGTGATTTATCGACTTCACCATATGGCGGCTTGTTGTCTGATGATTCTGTTGAGTTAGGCGTATGGTTAGGCATAGTGGCGCACCTCACCATCACCGCTGACGTTAGTCACGCAGCGTGCGCATAGTTCTGGATGTGCACTATCGGTACCGATATCATCACGGATATGCCAGCAGCGTACGCACTTGGTGCCAGTTGCGGCGCTCACATTGACCACTAAGTCTACTGATTCATCCGTGCTGGCGTCAGTTTGCTCATCGGTGCTTGTTTTAACGGCAGGAGCGTCGCTCATAGGTTTCAAAGTTGCGCTACTAGTGATTAGTACAAAGCGCAGCTCTTCACCCAGCTTGGCCAAGCTTTCATGCATTGCCCCGTCAGCATATAGATTAACATCGGCAGACAAGTTAGCGTTGATGATTTTTTCACCACGTGCCGTTTCGATATGTTTATTGACCATATCCTTTGCCAACATGATACGTTGCCAGTCATCGTTGCTGATCGCGCTTAGCTCAAATTCTGGAAATTTATACCATTCTTCAGTAAATACATAACTGTCAGCACCATGCAATACTTCCCACGCTTCTTGTGCCGTGAATGATAAAATCGGCGTAATCCAGCGAATGAGTGCCTGAACGATATGATAAATAGCCGTTTGCGCAGAGCGGCGTGGCTGTCCATCAGTCTGAGTCGTATACTGACGATCTTTGATAATATCTAAATAGAAACTACCCAAATCTTGCGAACAGAACGCAGTAATATGCTGGGTGACTTGGTGAAAATCCATGGCATCATAAGCACTGATGATTTGTGCTTGCACGGTTTGCGCGCGCTCAATGATGAATTTATCAAGGCTGACCAGCTCATTGATATCGACGCTGTTGGTCGCAGGATCAAAGTCATCGGTATTGGCAAGTAAGAAACGCAGGGTGTTACGGATACGGCGATACATATCGATTGCGCCTTTAAAGACCGTTTTACCCGCGCTCATCTCATAACGATAGTCGCTTGATGCAATCCACAAACGCAGCATGTCCGCGCCTGTTTTATTGATCTCTTCCTGCGGCGTGATGATATTACCCAGTGACTTACTCATCTTGCGACCGTTTTCATCAACCACAAAACCATGCGTCAGTACTTGCTTAAATGGTGGGCGACCGTACATGGCTTCTGATGTCAATAATGAAGTCTGGAACCAACCGCGATGTTGGTCAGAGCCTTCCAAGTAGATATCTGCTGGGTTGGTCAATTCATCACGTTGCTCAAGTACGGCAAAATGCGTCGTGCCAGAGTCAAACCAAACGTCTAAGGTGTCGGTTGCTTTGTCATAGTCAGCAGCCTCGTTGCCTAAGAAGTCTTCACAGCTGGCATCAAACCAAGCTTCCACGCCGCCCGCATCAATTTTTTGTGCAGCGACTTCCATCAGCTCAAGCGTGTTTGGATGCAGCTCGCCTGTTTCTTTATGGGTAAAGAAAGTAATCGGCACGCCCCATGTACGCTGACGTGAGATACACCAATCTGGGCGACCCGTCATCATGGCTTCGATACGGTTTTGTCCCCATGCCGGTGTCCAGCTTACTGCTGGAATATCAGCAAGAGCACGCTCACGCAGACCTTTGGTTTCCATATTAATAAACCACTGCGGCGTTGCGCGGAAAATAATCGGCGACTTATGACGCCAGCAATGTGGATAGCTATGCTCAATCTTGGTATGACTGATTAGATGTCCATTGTCATGCAGTGCGGCGATGATTTTTGGATTGGCCTTATAAATGTGCTCGCCCGCAAATACCGCTGCGCTGTCCAGATAAACGCCCGTACCACTGACTGGGTTTTCAACGGGTAAGTTATATTTAAGACCTACGATATAATCGTCAAGACCGTGACCGGGTGCTGTATGGACGAGGCCAGTACCACTATCAGTGGTCACGTGATCGCCTAGAATTAATGGCACTTGACGGTCTGCAATCAGTGGGTGCTGGGCACGCAAGCCTTCAAGCTCGCGCCCAGATACGGTAGCTAACACGCCCTGATTGCTAAGTTTAAGTTCCGTTAATGCTGTTTCAACCAAATCCGCGGCTAATAGCAAATTACCTTTTTCAGTCGCGACCACGCTATAGTTATGCTCAGGATGTACAGAGATGGCTTGGTTAGCAGGTAGTGTCCAAGGGGTCGTCGTCCAAATAACAGCGGCGATATTACCCGCTACGTCAGCCAACGAGGCAACCTTATCGGTATCCAAAACATCAAAGCTCACATAGATAGCATCAGACACTTTATCTTGGTATTCAACCTCAGCTTCAGCTAGGGCGGAGCTACAGTCCAAGCACCAGTTGACGGGCTTCATACCGCGAGTGACATGACCATTGTCATAAATTTTGGCAAGGGCGCGTACGATGTTGGCTTCTTGGTGGAAGTTCATCGTTAGATAAGGGTTGTCCCAATCACCAAACACGCCCAAACGTTTGAAGTCTGCTTTTTGCAATTCAATCTGTGTGCTCGCATACTCGCGGCACAAACCACGAAATTCGGTAGCAGAGATTTTTTGACCGACCTTGCCGACTTTGGCTTCGACCTTTTGCTCGATAGGCAGACCATGACAGTCCCAACCGGGGACATAAGGCGCATCAAAGCCTGATAGCGTTTTTGACTTCACGATAATGTCTTTGAGTACTTTATTAACCGCGTGACCCAAGTGAATCTGACCGTTGGCGTATGGAGGACCATCGTGCAAAATGTATTTGGTCGCCCCAGCACGTGCCTGACGAATTTTGCCGTACACATCATCCGCTTCCCAAGCAGCAAGCCAATCTGGCTCGCGCTTGGCAAGGTTTGCACGCATCGCAAATGGCGTGTCGGCAAGGTTTAGCGTGTCTTTATAATCCTGGCTTGGCGTATCAGTACTTTTATCAGTCATAGAAGGTGTCTTTTTAGAAGATGGATTAAAAATCGATGTAAAGTCAGATGTGACATTTAGGGTAATGCTTAGCTGGCTGCTTAACCGTTGATGATCGCTTTCTCACTTATAAGATATCGCTGTGCATCAACGTCATAAATATGCTCACGTCAATAATAAATGCTATCGAGACGAATGCAACATAAAATATGCTTATGGATAATAAAATACCGTGATAGCAATAAACTAAAAAGAGGCAATGAGATTGGCAGCTATTATATGACAAAAAGGCTAGGGTAAAAAGAGCTGGTCAGTATTGTCCTTATTTTAGCCAAAACCAATCATTTATATGAGTGATGCATCACCTATTGAATCATACGGATGGCAAGTGCCATTGTCTACCGACTGGACTCTAAATAATTGGACTCTAAACAGCAGGCTAAGCGTTAAAAAACTGATGATAACCATAAGCGCAATTTCAGCGACCATAAGGGTTGAATGCCCGTCAAACCTTGAGTCATCTCGCCATCCTTTAAGATGACATACGAAGGCGTCACTTGTCCTTGCCAATCAGCGAAGATGCTGCCTTCTTGATCATTTATCGTCGTAAAGCGATAGCTATTTTCATTAAGGTAGCGGTGCAGCTCTTGGTCAGTGCCTGATTTAATGGCAATCGTAACGACCGGATAATCATTTGCGGCGGCAAGTTTGTCTATGGTCGGCGAGGTGATACTACAAATGGGACACCACGTGCCCCAAAAATACACCAGCGTTGGTTGTTCATTGCTCAGCGCCGCTAAGTCAACGACTTGCCCTTGATAATCGGTCAGTTGCAATTGCGGGTTGGCGGGCATGATAGGTTGTCGCCACCAATTAATAGCGGTATAAATAACAGCAAATACCAAGCCA encodes:
- a CDS encoding aldo/keto reductase; protein product: MQYQMLPQLNEKVSKICLGTMTWGQQNTEIQAHEQMDMALSEGVNFWDTAEMYPSPPDKDKQGDTERFMGTWFNQTKQRDKVILASKISPMDFLRDGQTRFNAEHISSAIDGNLQRLQTDYIDIYQLHWPERQANFFSQRGYTEEMASQPLDDLTPFLETIQALNDEIKKGRIRAYGLSNDTAWGLMRYLWEADKNGLIAPITVQNPYSLLNRLYEVAMAEITHRENVGLLAYSPLGFGVLSGKYLDGKRPAGARLTMYDRFARYTNEEALSATAQYAKIAADADLDMAQMALAFVNSRSFVTSNIIGATTIEQLKSNIDSIHLTLNSEVLEAIEAVHTQHPNPSP
- a CDS encoding FKBP-type peptidyl-prolyl cis-trans isomerase, with the translated sequence MTDSQFINPNEDTRITFGSLVKLHFEVSLENGTMIDSTFSRDAPVTLTIGDESLLPGFEQVLMNLRAGDTRSAHLEPEQAFGDWNPDNIQHFSRTQFALIADNPEIGMMVEFEDKGKNTLPGTISAIDDDQVEVDFNHPLAGQSLLFKVKIFKVTPPGVTGIKLM
- a CDS encoding DUF1294 domain-containing protein, with the translated sequence MVNKQQGHIKKWQDDKGFGFIETQNGDSIFFHINEFKARRRPEVGEPVVFTFGQDNQGRMQAKDVQELSFVQQKMAQKNQKIRQRNHKRSMQADFEAGQKKRLFLGVGFYGVLILLAAMNKLSWLVVGWYVALGLITYMMYAKDKAAAQNNDWRTPESTLHLLSALGGWVGAMVAQTYLRHKSQKPEFRVAYYLTVLINMAGLLFILTGGSLKFLQGLLDSLV
- a CDS encoding glutathione S-transferase family protein, coding for MDLINNKRRTQVITLYKYTHPSRAETVIWALQELGLEYETKEIDGKKGEQRSPEFLAVNPFGKIPTITHEGKHFTESLAIIEYLNELHPDKPLTPNTADENFAEKNYKLRQVISFGMIEIESYLWILTKIKVLDNYENWPEGTANNCMKCIQKALPIAYAWVDEQEYIAGDSFTLADIYYQHLFSWLKMLGVELPEQVQDYLKKLSKREKFPKR
- the lspA gene encoding signal peptidase II, coding for MPNHTPNSTESSDNKPPYGEVDKSPEPAHATTGSSTTPKSRLNKTSKMIANGRRAFTWYLLSLVVLIIDQWTKWLAETKLTFHEPVPVIEPFLNWTLAYNYGAAFSFLADAGGWQKWFFSGLALIMSLFLIGYLIKAPRQAKLLSTGLALVLGGAVGNLIDRLLHGHVIDFIHVHNADVWHYPIFNIADMGISIGVALIVIDMLFLEKKREMPRS
- the ileS gene encoding isoleucine--tRNA ligase — protein: MTDKSTDTPSQDYKDTLNLADTPFAMRANLAKREPDWLAAWEADDVYGKIRQARAGATKYILHDGPPYANGQIHLGHAVNKVLKDIIVKSKTLSGFDAPYVPGWDCHGLPIEQKVEAKVGKVGQKISATEFRGLCREYASTQIELQKADFKRLGVFGDWDNPYLTMNFHQEANIVRALAKIYDNGHVTRGMKPVNWCLDCSSALAEAEVEYQDKVSDAIYVSFDVLDTDKVASLADVAGNIAAVIWTTTPWTLPANQAISVHPEHNYSVVATEKGNLLLAADLVETALTELKLSNQGVLATVSGRELEGLRAQHPLIADRQVPLILGDHVTTDSGTGLVHTAPGHGLDDYIVGLKYNLPVENPVSGTGVYLDSAAVFAGEHIYKANPKIIAALHDNGHLISHTKIEHSYPHCWRHKSPIIFRATPQWFINMETKGLRERALADIPAVSWTPAWGQNRIEAMMTGRPDWCISRQRTWGVPITFFTHKETGELHPNTLELMEVAAQKIDAGGVEAWFDASCEDFLGNEAADYDKATDTLDVWFDSGTTHFAVLEQRDELTNPADIYLEGSDQHRGWFQTSLLTSEAMYGRPPFKQVLTHGFVVDENGRKMSKSLGNIITPQEEINKTGADMLRLWIASSDYRYEMSAGKTVFKGAIDMYRRIRNTLRFLLANTDDFDPATNSVDINELVSLDKFIIERAQTVQAQIISAYDAMDFHQVTQHITAFCSQDLGSFYLDIIKDRQYTTQTDGQPRRSAQTAIYHIVQALIRWITPILSFTAQEAWEVLHGADSYVFTEEWYKFPEFELSAISNDDWQRIMLAKDMVNKHIETARGEKIINANLSADVNLYADGAMHESLAKLGEELRFVLITSSATLKPMSDAPAVKTSTDEQTDASTDESVDLVVNVSAATGTKCVRCWHIRDDIGTDSAHPELCARCVTNVSGDGEVRHYA
- a CDS encoding protein disulfide oxidoreductase — translated: MTIDTEKPIKKPKKTPKQKGLSIAKNLLIYGLVFAVIYTAINWWRQPIMPANPQLQLTDYQGQVVDLAALSNEQPTLVYFWGTWCPICSITSPTIDKLAAANDYPVVTIAIKSGTDQELHRYLNENSYRFTTINDQEGSIFADWQGQVTPSYVILKDGEMTQGLTGIQPLWSLKLRLWLSSVF